A single window of Asticcacaulis sp. MM231 DNA harbors:
- a CDS encoding PLP-dependent transferase — protein MARKAGILTVIDNSYAAGVLFKPLDHGVDVSVQALTKYVCGHSDVFMGMAAAKGPAAALLKTAYREVGWMVSPDDAYTAIRGLRTLCTRMTQHAASALTVATWLESQPQVRSVLCPALPTDPNHRIWARDFSGINGLIGFEFHPGYADQVEPFLNSLKVFGLGYSWGGFESLAINANPQLKQRVCRDGVETGPLIRLHMGLENVDDLISDLAQAFDNLAVNTESSRPDLQHASAV, from the coding sequence ATGGCGCGCAAGGCCGGTATCCTCACCGTCATCGATAACAGCTATGCCGCCGGCGTCTTGTTCAAGCCGCTCGATCATGGTGTTGATGTCAGCGTCCAGGCCCTGACCAAATATGTCTGTGGTCACTCCGATGTTTTCATGGGGATGGCCGCCGCCAAGGGGCCGGCGGCAGCCTTGCTAAAAACGGCTTATCGTGAAGTCGGCTGGATGGTGTCTCCCGATGACGCCTATACGGCGATCCGGGGTTTGCGCACCCTGTGCACGCGCATGACGCAACATGCCGCCTCCGCCTTGACGGTGGCGACGTGGTTAGAGAGTCAGCCGCAGGTGAGAAGCGTGCTTTGTCCGGCCTTGCCCACAGATCCCAACCACCGCATCTGGGCGCGCGATTTCTCTGGCATCAACGGCCTGATCGGCTTTGAATTTCATCCTGGCTATGCCGATCAGGTCGAGCCTTTTCTTAATAGCCTCAAGGTTTTTGGCCTAGGTTACTCATGGGGCGGCTTTGAAAGCCTCGCCATCAACGCCAATCCGCAACTGAAACAGCGCGTGTGCCGCGACGGCGTCGAGACAGGCCCCCTCATTCGACTGCATATGGGACTTGAAAATGTCGACGACCTGATCTCGGATCTGGCCCAGGCCTTTGATAACCTCGCTGTGAATACCGAAAGTTCGCGCCCCGACCTTCAGCACGCAAGCGCGGTCTGA
- a CDS encoding Lrp/AsnC family transcriptional regulator, producing the protein MSDRTSLDEADVRILGALQEDGTLSVSAVSEIVHLSQNACWRRMKRLEEDGVISKRVTLLNPERLGLELTVFVSIKTSEHSEAWLSHFAEVVHAMPEVVEFYRMTGEVDYLLKLKVENMAAYDRAYKRLISQVRITDVSSAFAMEEIKHTTSLPLKVTM; encoded by the coding sequence ATGTCCGATAGAACTTCTCTCGATGAAGCCGATGTGCGTATCCTGGGCGCTCTACAGGAAGATGGTACCTTGTCGGTGTCTGCCGTATCAGAGATCGTTCACCTGTCGCAAAACGCCTGCTGGCGCCGCATGAAGCGCCTTGAAGAAGATGGCGTCATCAGCAAACGCGTGACCTTGCTGAACCCGGAACGTCTGGGCCTGGAACTGACCGTCTTTGTCAGCATCAAGACCAGCGAGCATAGCGAAGCGTGGCTGAGCCACTTTGCCGAGGTGGTCCACGCCATGCCGGAAGTGGTGGAATTTTATCGCATGACGGGCGAGGTCGATTATCTTCTCAAACTAAAGGTCGAAAACATGGCGGCCTATGACCGGGCCTATAAGCGGCTGATTTCCCAGGTGCGGATTACGGACGTCAGCTCGGCCTTCGCCATGGAGGAAATTAAGCACACGACATCGCTACCTTTGAAGGTCACGATGTAA
- a CDS encoding PLP-dependent transferase has product MSSASPRSLNTRLIASHADGATLRQTPAPAVQRGSTILLELARDIYDTSQQTYGRGGLTTHVLLRDMLAKLENADDVTLYPSGLAAITGAVLALTSAGDEVLAVDTIYGPTRRFFEGMLRRFGVTTCYFAPQSTAADIAGLITANTRLIFLNPPAL; this is encoded by the coding sequence ATGTCATCCGCATCCCCCCGCTCTCTCAACACCCGTCTGATTGCCAGCCACGCCGATGGCGCCACACTGCGTCAGACGCCTGCGCCCGCTGTGCAGAGGGGTTCCACTATTCTTCTGGAATTGGCCAGAGACATCTATGATACGTCGCAGCAAACCTATGGTCGCGGGGGCCTGACAACGCACGTCTTGTTGCGCGACATGCTGGCCAAACTGGAAAACGCGGACGACGTGACCCTCTACCCTTCCGGCCTAGCCGCCATTACCGGCGCTGTACTGGCTCTCACCAGCGCGGGCGATGAGGTGCTGGCCGTCGACACCATCTATGGCCCAACCCGGCGTTTTTTTGAAGGCATGTTGCGCCGCTTTGGCGTCACTACGTGCTACTTCGCCCCACAATCAACGGCCGCAGATATCGCCGGCCTGATCACGGCAAACACCCGCCTGATCTTTCTTAATCCCCCGGCTCTCTGA